One Cucumis sativus cultivar 9930 chromosome 1, Cucumber_9930_V3, whole genome shotgun sequence DNA segment encodes these proteins:
- the LOC101221254 gene encoding phosphatidylinositol N-acetylglucosaminyltransferase subunit C isoform X1, whose product MACVMPFGLLLLLALSRGRLRILTNSVDANLLIPCGMLESVRVAKGRGCRATDCGGASSVKTQLGERCEALTPWKYPRSFGFAMDSSTSGGSYHTQPKWRKVAYGGMQPGFDDNHTDESFLEDIVMNANVVKRDILKVMLDSVSISEYLCIVTLVGLVWTYTLRSTLDENSLLFLDIGLLGSGFLILLFTEGSLSLSLLLHYILNISYFTTGLYVLAPIYQTLTRSISSDSIWALSVSLIILHLFLHDYSGSTVRAPGDVKNPSLTSCISLNASIVASVLIASRLPSRSHVFAIMLFSLQVFLFAPLVFYSIKKFSLHLHLLFSFCLVTITLVYVYFLHQLFFILLASLLIFVTIVCPYWLIRIQEFKFEINGPWDEAKLCFDIRD is encoded by the exons ATGGCTTGTGTGATGCCATTTGGCTTATTGTTGCTCCTAGCACTTTCACGAG GCAGGTTAAGGATATTGACTAATTCTGTGGATGCCAATTTGCTCATTCCCTGTGGAATGCTTGAGTCTGTTCGGGTGGCTAAAGGCAGAGGTTGCAGGGCTACTGATTGTGGAGGTGCTTCCAGTGTTAAGACGCAGCTGGGTGAGAGGTGTGAGGCCTTAACGCCTTGGAAGTACCCAAG GTCATTTGGTTTTGCCATGGATTCTAGCACCAGTGGTGGCAGTTATCACACACAGCCCAAATGGAGAAAAGTGGCATATGGAGGTATGCAGCCTGGGTTTGATGACAACCACACTGACGAGTCTTTTCTTGAAGATATTGTCATGAATGCCAATGTCGTCAAGAGAGATATCCTAAAGGTGATGCTGGACTCTGTTTCCATATCCGAATATCTGTGCATTGTCACCCTTGTTGGCTTGGTTTGGACATACACACTTAGATCAACTCTTGATGAGAATTCCCTCTTATTTCTTGACATTGGTCTTCTTGGTTCAGGATTcttaattcttcttttcacTGAAGGCTCACTCTCATTGAGCCTTCTCTTACACTATATTCTTAATATATCCTATTTCACAACTGGGTTGTATGTCTTGGCCCCCATATATCAAACTCTAACTAGATCCATTAGCTCAGATTCCATATGGGCATTGTCAGTTTCACTTATTATCCTCCATCTTTTCCTACATGATTACTCAGGTTCCACTGTTAGGGCTCCAGGGGATGTTAAGAATCCAAGCTTAACCAGTTGTATTTCTTTGAATGCTTCTATTGTGGCCTCTGTTCTTATTGCTTCACGTCTTCCATCTCGGTCACATGTGTTTGCCATAATGTTGTTCTCTTTGCAAGTTTTCCTTTTTGCTCCACtggttttttattctattaagaagttttctcttcatcttcatctcttattttctttctgtttaGTAACAATTACTTTGGTTTACGTTTATTTCTTACACCagctattttttattttgttggctagtcttttgatttttgtaacCATAGTTTGTCCTTATTGGCTCATACGAATCCAGGAATTTAAGTTTGAGATCAATGGTCCCTGGGATGAGGCCAAGCTTTGTTTTGATATTAGAGACTGA
- the LOC101221254 gene encoding phosphatidylinositol N-acetylglucosaminyltransferase subunit C isoform X2 has product MDSSTSGGSYHTQPKWRKVAYGGMQPGFDDNHTDESFLEDIVMNANVVKRDILKVMLDSVSISEYLCIVTLVGLVWTYTLRSTLDENSLLFLDIGLLGSGFLILLFTEGSLSLSLLLHYILNISYFTTGLYVLAPIYQTLTRSISSDSIWALSVSLIILHLFLHDYSGSTVRAPGDVKNPSLTSCISLNASIVASVLIASRLPSRSHVFAIMLFSLQVFLFAPLVFYSIKKFSLHLHLLFSFCLVTITLVYVYFLHQLFFILLASLLIFVTIVCPYWLIRIQEFKFEINGPWDEAKLCFDIRD; this is encoded by the coding sequence ATGGATTCTAGCACCAGTGGTGGCAGTTATCACACACAGCCCAAATGGAGAAAAGTGGCATATGGAGGTATGCAGCCTGGGTTTGATGACAACCACACTGACGAGTCTTTTCTTGAAGATATTGTCATGAATGCCAATGTCGTCAAGAGAGATATCCTAAAGGTGATGCTGGACTCTGTTTCCATATCCGAATATCTGTGCATTGTCACCCTTGTTGGCTTGGTTTGGACATACACACTTAGATCAACTCTTGATGAGAATTCCCTCTTATTTCTTGACATTGGTCTTCTTGGTTCAGGATTcttaattcttcttttcacTGAAGGCTCACTCTCATTGAGCCTTCTCTTACACTATATTCTTAATATATCCTATTTCACAACTGGGTTGTATGTCTTGGCCCCCATATATCAAACTCTAACTAGATCCATTAGCTCAGATTCCATATGGGCATTGTCAGTTTCACTTATTATCCTCCATCTTTTCCTACATGATTACTCAGGTTCCACTGTTAGGGCTCCAGGGGATGTTAAGAATCCAAGCTTAACCAGTTGTATTTCTTTGAATGCTTCTATTGTGGCCTCTGTTCTTATTGCTTCACGTCTTCCATCTCGGTCACATGTGTTTGCCATAATGTTGTTCTCTTTGCAAGTTTTCCTTTTTGCTCCACtggttttttattctattaagaagttttctcttcatcttcatctcttattttctttctgtttaGTAACAATTACTTTGGTTTACGTTTATTTCTTACACCagctattttttattttgttggctagtcttttgatttttgtaacCATAGTTTGTCCTTATTGGCTCATACGAATCCAGGAATTTAAGTTTGAGATCAATGGTCCCTGGGATGAGGCCAAGCTTTGTTTTGATATTAGAGACTGA
- the LOC101221021 gene encoding uncharacterized protein LOC101221021: protein MKKLYRKRGTVHPSPLIISDHLSFLPTVILTLAAALSLHDREVLAYLISSCSNDFTAVINSSSHRGKATHQKHAAAMGGLDHPPAFSCYCFQCYTSYWVRWDSSPNRQLIHEIIDAYEEKLAESKVGKNNKKERKKRNNRGPVSGPGEGKGSEAATKEEEWRVTEREVAEGGEEGAEKGPVRRIVSLLGEKIWGSWN, encoded by the coding sequence ATGAAGAAGCTCTACCGCAAAAGAGGAACCGTCCACCCGTCTCCCCTTATCATCTCCGATCACCTCTCCTTTCTCCCCACCGTCATTCTCACCCTCGCCGCCGCCCTCTCTCTCCACGACCGTGAGGTTTTAGCCTACCTTATCTCCTCCTGCTCCAATGACTTCACCGCCGTCATCAATTCCTCCAGCCACCGCGGCAAGGCAACTCACCAGAAACACGCCGCTGCCATGGGTGGTTTGGACCATCCCCCGGCGTTCTCCTGCTACTGTTTCCAATGCTACACAAGCTACTGGGTCAGATGGGATTCCTCACCGAATCGGCAGCTGATTCACGAAATCATCGACGCTTATGAAGAGAAATTGGCCGAGAGCAAAGTTGGGAAGAACaataagaaagagaggaagaagagaaataataGGGGACCGGTTTCCGGTCCGGGTGAGGGGAAAGGGTCTGAAGCGGCGACGAAGGAAGAAGAGTGGAGGGTGACGGAGAGGGAGGTGGCAGAAGGCGGCGAGGAGGGAGCGGAGAAAGGGCCAGTGAGAAGGATTGTGAGTTTGCTAGGGGAAAAAATTTGGGGAAGTTGGAATTAA
- the LOC116401719 gene encoding uncharacterized protein LOC116401719: MGFQPRSVSTQKAEVVPTFFLRSTNISLCVDKGQNSCSADLLQRGHRFSRQWLFILEKMEINGSNPHLNGNGNHSSGDSKVALNGKSSKMPTFINHDDSMLPT; the protein is encoded by the exons atGGGGTTTCAACCACGAAGCGTGTCCACGCAAAAGGCAGAAGTTGTGCCCACGTTTTTCTTAAGATCTACCAACATTTCTCTATGCGTTGATAAAGGCCAAAATTCTTGTAGCGCCGATCTTCTCCAAAGAG GTCACAGATTTTCAAGGCAATGGTTGttcattttagagaaaatggAAATCAATGGTAGCAATCCTCATTTGAATGGAAATGGGAATCATTCTTCAGGCGATTCAAAGGTTGCCTTAAATGGAAAGTCTAGTAAGATGCCCACATTCATCAATCACG ACGACTCAATGTTGCCGACATAG